A single window of Populus nigra chromosome 17, ddPopNigr1.1, whole genome shotgun sequence DNA harbors:
- the LOC133676513 gene encoding large ribosomal subunit protein eL21z/eL21y-like produces MPAGHGLRSRTRDLFARPFRKKGYIPLTTYLRTYKIGDHVDVKVNGAVHKGMPHKFYHGRTGRVWNVTKRAIGVEVNKQVGNRIIRKRIHVRVEHLLPSRCTEEFRLRKKKNDQLKAEAKARGEVICTKRQPEGPKPGFMVEGATLETVTPIPYDVVNDLKGGY; encoded by the exons ATGCCGGCTGGTCACGGTCTCCGGTCTCGCACTAGAGATCTCTTCGCTCGTCCCTTTAGAAAGAAGGGTTACATTCCATTGACAACCTACCTCAGAACCTATAAGATTGGAGACCATGTAGACGTTAAGGTTAACGGCGCCGTCCACAAGGGTATGCCTCACAAGTTTTACCATGGACGTACTGGCAGGGTCTGGAATGTCACCAAACGTGCCATCGGCGTAGAGGTCAACAAGCAG GTGGGTAACAGGATCATCAGGAAGAGGATCCATGTCAGAGTGGAACATTTGCTACCCTCAAGGTGCACTGAGGAATTCCGTctcaggaagaagaagaatgatcaACTAAAAGCAGAGGCTAAGGCCAGAGGTGAGGTTATCTGCACAAAGAGGCAGCCAGAGGGTCCTAAACCTGGTTTCATGGTGGAAGGTGCTACATTGGAAACTGTTACTCCCATTCCATATGATGTTGTTAACGATCTCAAGGGTGGTTACTAG
- the LOC133677114 gene encoding dirigent protein 22-like, with amino-acid sequence MAKISTNPTSSFVFLFNIIILFSLTLVTVKSDSFSGHLSPKKLGLKREKLSHLHFYFHDIVGGKNPTAVPVVRPAITKKSFSSFGLVTMMDDPLTVKPEIGSKLVGRAQGIYASASQSELSFLMALNFVFTEGKYNGSTLSILGRNNVFSGIREMPIVGGSGLFRFARGYAQANTHEIDFKTGDAIVEYNVYVFHY; translated from the coding sequence ATGGCCAAAATCTCCACAAATCCTACTAGTTCCTTCGTTTTTCTCTTCAACATTATTATTCTCTTCTCCTTGACCCTTGTTACAGTAAAGTCTGACAGTTTCTCAGGACACTTGTCTCCAAAAAAATTAGGCCTCAAACGAGAGAAACTAAGCCACCTTCACTTCTACTTCCATGACATAGTCGGTGGAAAAAACCCAACTGCTGTTCCAGTTGTCCGACCAGCCATTACTAAGAAATCCTTCTCATCGTTTGGGCTGGTCACAATGATGGATGACCCTTTGACCGTAAAGCCCGAGATCGGCTCAAAGCTTGTAGGAAGAGCACAGGGGATTTATGCATCGGCATCACAAAGTGAACTTAGTTTTCTGATGGCATTGAACTTTGTTTTCACAGAAGGGAAGTATAATGGTAGCACCCTTAGCATTCTGGGGCGAAACAATGTGTTTTCCGGCATCAGAGAGATGCCTATTGTTGGTGGAAGTGGGCTTTTCAGGTTTGCAAGAGGCTATGCTCAGGCAAATACTCATGAGATTGACTTCAAAACTGGTGATGCTATTGTGGAGTATAATGTTTATGTCTTCCATTATTGA
- the LOC133677097 gene encoding dirigent protein 22-like produces the protein MAKILQNLASSFLILSIVLSFLIVANAKSQRFTKYLSPATLGLKKEKLSHLHFYFHDIVSGKNPTAVRIARADMTNTSSTGFGMVAMIDDPLTMTPELSSKLVGRAQGFYASASQNDVGLLMTMNFVFMEGKFNGSTLSVLGRNSVLSTVREMPIVGGSGLFRFARGYAQASTHMFDRTTGDAVVEYNVYVFHY, from the coding sequence ATGGCCAAAATCCTCCAAAACCTCGCTTCCAGCTTCCTCATTCTCTCAATAGTTCTCTCATTCTTGATCGTTGCCAACGCAAAATCTCAACGTTTCACTAAATACTTATCACCCGCAACACTAGGCCTCAAGAAAGAGAAACTAAGCCACCTTCACTTCTATTTCCATGACATAGTTAGTGGAAAAAATCCCACTGCGGTCCGAATAGCCCGTGCAGACATGACAAACACATCTTCAACAGGATTTGGAATGGTGGCGATGATTGATGACCCCTTGACCATGACGCCTGAACTCAGCTCCAAGCTTGTAGGAAGAGCACAAGGGTTTTATGCATCAGCTTCTCAAAATGATGTTGGTTTGTTAATGactatgaattttgttttcatggaaGGGAAGTTCAATGGAAGCACTCTCAGTGTTTTGGGACGTAATAGTGTGCTCTCCACTGTGAGAGAGATGCCGATTGTCGGTGGAAGTGGCCTTTTCCGGTTTGCACGGGGCTATGCTCAGGCCAGTACTCACATGTTTGATCGTACAACCGGTGATGCTGTTGTGGAGTACAATGTCTATGTCTTTCATTATTAA